In Antechinus flavipes isolate AdamAnt ecotype Samford, QLD, Australia chromosome 3, AdamAnt_v2, whole genome shotgun sequence, a genomic segment contains:
- the LOC127554875 gene encoding olfactory receptor 8G1-like — protein sequence MDRGNNSAVTDFILEGLTHRPEFQIPLLLLFLSVYVVTVVGNLGMITLIGVTSHLHTPMYYLLSSLSFIDLCHSTIITPKMLVNFVSEKNIISYNECMTQLYFFLTFIIAEGHMLAAMAYDRYVAICRPLLYNVIMSPQLCIWLVGGVFFMGLVGATAHTGCMLRLFFCKDVINHYFCDINPLLELSCSSTYINEVVVLGFSAFNILIPTLIILSSYIFISASILRIRSTEGRSKAFSTCSSHMAAVSIFSGSATFMYLQPSSVSSMEQGKVSSVFYSILVPMLNPLIYSLRNKDVKTAMKKFMEKRIFW from the coding sequence ATGGACAGAGGCAATAATTCTGCAGTGACAGATTTCATCCTTGAAGGACTAACACACAGGCCAGAGTTCCAGATTCCCCTTTTACTACTATTTTTAAGCGTCTATGTGGTCACCGTTGTGGGGAATCTGGGCATGATAACATTGATTGGAGTCACTTCTCACCTCCACACTCCCATGTATTATTTACTCAGTAGTTTGTCTTTCATTGATCTTTGTCATTCTACCATAATAACTCCCAAAATGTTGGTAAATTTTGTGTCAGAGAAGAACATCATCTCCTACAATGAGTGTATGACTCAGCtctattttttcctcacttttataATTGCTGAGGGTCACATGTTAGCAGCTATGGCATATGACCGCTATGTTGCCATTTGCAGACCCCTGTTATATAATGTCATTATGTCCCCTCAGCTGTGCATTTGGCTGGTAGGTGGTGTATTCTTCATGGGCTTGGTTGGTGCCACAGCTCACACAGGATGCATGCTTAGACTGTTCTTCTGTAAGGATGTCATCAACCATTACTTCTGTGATATCAATCCCCTCCTAGAGCTGTCTTGCTCCAGTACCTATATTAATGAAGTGGTGGTTCTTGGCTTCAGTGCATTTAATATCCTCATTCCAACTCTGATCATTCTTAGCTCTTACATCTTCATTAGTGCTAGCATTCTCCGCATCCGTTCCACTGAAGGGAGATCCAAGGCTTTCAGCACCTGCAGCTCCCACATGGCAGCTGTTTCTATCTTCTCTGGCTCAGCTACCTTCATGTATCTGCAGCCCTCTTCAGTCAGTTCCATGGAACAAGGGAAAGTGTCCTCTGTGTTTTACTCAATCCTTGTCCCCATGTTGAATCCCTTGATCTACAGCCTGAGGAACAAGGATGTGAAAACTGCTATGAAGAAATTCatggagaagagaatattttGGTGA
- the LOC127554879 gene encoding olfactory receptor 8G1-like — MDTGNNSVVTEFILEGLTDWPVLQIPLLLLFLGIYVITMVGNLGMITLIGVTSHLHTPMYYLLSSLSFIDLCHSTVIIPKMLVNFVSEKNIISYNECMTQLYFFLIFVIAECHMLAAMAYDRYVAICRPLLYNVIMSPQLCIWLVGGVFFMGLVGATAHTGCMLRLFFCKDNVINHYFCDLNPLLELSCSSTYINEVVVVCLSAFNILTPTLTILSSYIFIITSILRIRSTEGRSKAFSTCSSHMAAVGFFFGSGAFMYLQPSSVSSMEQGKVSSVFYSILVPMLNPLIYSLRNKDVKVAMKKFMEKRMLL; from the coding sequence ATGGACACAGGAAATAATTCTGTAGTGACTGAGTTTATCCTCGAAGGATTAACAGATTGGCCAGTGCTTCAGATTCCCCTCTTACTATTATTCTTGGGCATCTATGTGATTACCATGGTGGGAAATCTGGGCATGATAACATTGATTGGAGTCACGTCTCACCTCCACACTCCCATGTACTATTTACTCAGCAGCTTATCTTTCATTGATCTCTGTCATTCTACTGTGATCATCCCCAAAATGTTGGTAAATTTTGTGTCAGAGAAGAACATCATCTCCTACAATGAGTGTATGACTCAGctctatttcttcctcatttttgtaATTGCAGAGTGTCACATGTTAGCAGCTATGGCATATGACCGTTATGTGGCCATTTGCAGACCCCTGTTATATAATGTCATTATGTCCCCTCAGCTGTGCATTTGGCTAGTAGGTGGTGTATTCTTCATGGGCTTGGTTGGTGCCACAGCTCACACAGGATGCATGCTTAGACTGTTCTTCTGTAAGGACAATGTCATCAACCATTACTTCTGTGATCTCAATCCCCTCCTAGAGCTGTCTTGCTCCAGCACCTATATTAATGAAGTGGTGGTTGTTTGCCTCAGTGCATTTAACATCCTCACCCCAACTCTGACCATTCTTAGCTCTTACATCTTCATTATTACTAGTATTCTTCGCATCCGTTCCACTGAAGGGAGATCCAAGGCTTTCAGCACCTGCAGCTCCCACATGGCAGCTGTCGGTTTCTTCTTTGGTTCTGGTGCATTCATGTACCTACAGCCCTCTTCAGTCAGTTCCATGGAACAAGGGAAAGTGTCCTCTGTGTTTTACTCAATCCTTGTCCCTATGTTGAACCCCCTGATCTACAGCCTGAGAAACAAGGATGTTAAAGTTGCCATGAAGAAATTCATGGAGAAGAGAAtgttattgtga